In one window of Kosmotoga pacifica DNA:
- a CDS encoding amidohydrolase family protein, producing MIARVIDSHVHFPLSDLQSVMGKRKVHPWVESERTKWRKAWQFPEPQIIGDIDEIIEKWYEETFKHDLSKVVFVTANGNENMLKIVRTHPDKFVGYAHHDPSKPDAADELEKYLKAGLSGYKILGPKVSVPLNDRKLYPVWEVAQSYNIPVLIHFGIMGGAGGIANHVNISPLIIHDVAKEFPRINFIIPHFGCGYVFETLNLCWACPNVFIDTSGSNQWIRWMPYELSLEKLFRKYYETIGPERIIFGTDSSWFPRGFSKSYFDEQYKAMVYIGMSDDEIDRVLYKNIYELLEERVI from the coding sequence ATGATTGCAAGAGTTATAGATTCACATGTGCATTTTCCACTTTCGGACCTCCAAAGTGTAATGGGGAAGAGAAAAGTTCATCCGTGGGTAGAGTCGGAGCGCACTAAATGGAGAAAAGCCTGGCAATTTCCTGAACCTCAAATTATTGGAGATATAGACGAGATCATTGAAAAATGGTATGAAGAAACCTTTAAACACGATCTTTCAAAAGTTGTCTTTGTCACGGCAAATGGCAACGAAAATATGTTGAAAATCGTTCGCACGCACCCTGACAAGTTTGTCGGTTATGCCCACCACGATCCTTCGAAGCCAGATGCTGCTGATGAGCTGGAGAAATACTTGAAGGCAGGATTGAGTGGATACAAAATTCTCGGCCCTAAAGTCTCTGTTCCTCTCAACGACAGAAAACTCTACCCGGTATGGGAGGTAGCACAGAGTTACAATATACCCGTCCTCATTCATTTTGGAATCATGGGTGGAGCAGGTGGTATAGCTAACCATGTCAATATCAGCCCCTTGATAATTCACGATGTTGCCAAAGAATTTCCACGCATAAACTTTATAATTCCCCATTTTGGTTGTGGGTATGTTTTCGAGACCCTCAATTTGTGCTGGGCCTGTCCAAATGTATTTATTGACACAAGCGGTTCGAATCAATGGATAAGATGGATGCCTTATGAACTATCTCTTGAGAAATTATTCAGGAAATACTATGAGACGATAGGTCCAGAACGGATAATTTTTGGGACAGATTCCAGTTGGTTTCCTAGAGGTTTTTCCAAGAGTTACTTTGATGAACAGTATAAAGCAATGGTATACATTGGTATGAGTGATGATGAGATTGATCGGGTATTATATAAAAATATTTACGAACTTCTAGAGGAAAGAGTGATATGA
- a CDS encoding carbohydrate ABC transporter permease has translation MKLRQKKILTAYAFLSVPLVFFVFVRFYPMIYSFWLSFTDWDLISSEKNFVGILNYVNIFKDEVFVRALINTLKYVAFGVPAVIIISLYLSLVLNRIKKFQGFYRLLYVMPYITPLVAVSWVWKWMYQQPPIGFLNNLLTMLGFDSQPFLMNTSQALPSIVVTTVWVNLGYCVIIFLAGLQTIPQEYIEAAKIDGANRKQILWRITIPLLNPIIVFLAVTQSISFLRIFTQVYNMTDQGSGGPLNSTKPLVLYIYQKAFMSFDMGTAATATVILFGIIMTITLIQILILNRNIEY, from the coding sequence ATGAAGTTAAGGCAAAAGAAGATTCTAACTGCTTACGCTTTTCTATCAGTACCGCTTGTATTCTTTGTCTTTGTAAGGTTCTACCCTATGATATATTCCTTCTGGTTGAGTTTTACGGACTGGGACCTGATATCTTCGGAAAAGAACTTTGTTGGGATCTTGAACTATGTAAATATTTTCAAAGATGAGGTCTTTGTTAGAGCCCTCATAAATACACTGAAATATGTGGCATTCGGTGTACCTGCTGTTATTATTATTTCTCTCTATCTTTCATTAGTTTTGAATAGAATAAAGAAATTTCAAGGTTTCTATAGATTGCTCTACGTTATGCCCTACATTACCCCTCTTGTTGCGGTGAGTTGGGTCTGGAAATGGATGTATCAACAGCCACCCATAGGCTTTCTAAACAATTTGCTTACGATGCTTGGCTTTGATTCTCAACCTTTTCTGATGAACACTTCACAGGCTCTTCCATCGATTGTGGTCACCACTGTCTGGGTTAATCTTGGATATTGCGTAATTATCTTCCTGGCGGGTTTGCAAACAATTCCTCAGGAATACATTGAAGCAGCAAAGATCGATGGAGCTAATAGAAAGCAAATCCTGTGGAGGATAACGATACCCCTTTTGAATCCCATAATTGTATTTTTAGCTGTTACTCAGAGTATCTCGTTTCTGAGAATCTTCACACAGGTTTACAACATGACTGACCAGGGATCCGGTGGACCATTGAACTCCACCAAACCTCTCGTCCTTTATATTTATCAGAAGGCTTTCATGTCTTTCGACATGGGGACCGCGGCTACGGCTACGGTTATACTCTTTGGGATAATAATGACTATAACACTCATTCAGATATTGATACTCAACAGAAATATAGAATATTAA
- a CDS encoding carbohydrate ABC transporter permease — MARRDRSMTVSAYIFLTIFALLMVFPFIWMFSSSFKDASEIYEFRLIPRYPTLYNYQYIFNYSLFPRWFLNSLLIAVITTVSVLFFDSLIGYTLAKFDFPGRKIIFILILSTLMIPTEMLVIPWYIMVRNLHWMGTYWSIMFPGMISAFGIFLMKQFMSTVPNDLIDAARIDGMSEFGIFFKIILPLVKPALATLAIFNFIGNWNAFLWPLIVTSSPKMYTLPVGVAYFSSENSMSWELIMTGAAVSTIPLIIFFLIFQKQIVKGIAMSGLKG; from the coding sequence ATGGCGAGAAGAGACAGGTCAATGACGGTTTCAGCATATATATTTCTTACAATATTTGCTCTATTGATGGTATTTCCCTTTATCTGGATGTTTTCATCTTCTTTTAAGGATGCCAGTGAAATATACGAGTTCCGTTTGATTCCCAGATACCCAACGCTGTACAACTATCAGTATATATTCAACTATTCACTTTTTCCGAGGTGGTTTTTGAACAGCCTATTGATAGCGGTAATTACCACTGTTTCTGTTCTTTTCTTTGATTCGCTGATCGGATATACGCTGGCAAAATTCGATTTTCCTGGTAGAAAGATCATTTTTATATTAATTCTCAGCACACTGATGATACCCACCGAGATGCTCGTAATACCCTGGTACATCATGGTAAGAAATCTACACTGGATGGGAACATACTGGAGCATCATGTTCCCTGGTATGATAAGCGCGTTCGGTATTTTTCTAATGAAGCAATTCATGTCAACAGTACCTAATGACCTTATTGATGCAGCGCGTATAGACGGAATGTCAGAATTCGGTATTTTCTTCAAGATCATTCTGCCACTTGTTAAACCGGCTTTGGCAACTCTCGCCATCTTCAATTTCATAGGAAACTGGAACGCTTTCTTGTGGCCCTTGATAGTGACTTCTTCGCCGAAGATGTACACGCTACCCGTTGGAGTGGCGTATTTTTCCAGCGAGAATTCTATGAGCTGGGAACTCATCATGACAGGTGCCGCTGTCTCGACCATACCGCTAATTATCTTCTTCCTGATATTCCAGAAACAGATCGTAAAGGGCATCGCAATGTCTGGGCTAAAGGGGTGA
- a CDS encoding FumA C-terminus/TtdB family hydratase beta subunit, translating into MKITELKAGEEISYSGELIVMRDAAQKKIERLLSEGLSLPFSLEGKIVFYAGPAKAPEGLAIGAIGPTTSSRMDIYLEMLLKLGVMATIGKGRRAEFVKELCKKYFSVYFVAPSGTAAALSKRVLSAEMLAFTELGPEAVYKLVVKDFPLLVAIDSRGTSI; encoded by the coding sequence TTGAAGATAACTGAGTTGAAAGCCGGGGAAGAAATCAGTTATTCCGGAGAACTGATTGTGATGCGAGATGCCGCGCAAAAAAAGATCGAAAGACTCCTATCTGAGGGTCTTTCCTTGCCGTTCTCCCTCGAAGGTAAAATAGTCTTTTATGCCGGCCCGGCCAAGGCTCCGGAGGGACTCGCAATTGGCGCCATCGGTCCGACGACCTCCTCTAGGATGGATATCTACCTCGAGATGCTCCTGAAGCTCGGGGTCATGGCTACCATTGGTAAGGGAAGAAGAGCAGAATTTGTGAAGGAATTATGTAAAAAATACTTCTCGGTGTATTTTGTGGCTCCAAGTGGTACAGCTGCGGCTCTTTCGAAAAGAGTCCTTTCGGCAGAGATGCTAGCTTTTACTGAGCTTGGTCCTGAAGCCGTTTACAAGTTAGTGGTTAAAGACTTCCCCTTGCTTGTAGCGATAGACAGTAGAGGAACTTCTATTTGA
- a CDS encoding carbohydrate ABC transporter permease, with product MRKKKISQILLLLAVGVIIVYMFFPFYWLFISSLKGDMELYKMPPNWIVKEPQWENYQSIFTVQKLGRNLRNSLMVALITTLASLAIGATSAYALAKFRMRFKNLILSIILSVSMFPGIVVVSPLYIMFREAKLINTYFSLVLPYLTFSLPLTIWILTTFFRQIPDELVEAAAIDGAKPFTTFAKVIAPLAAPGVFTAAILTFIGAWNELLFAKIFITSADKFTVPVALTLFQGQYTSSWQLIAAAAVVITLPLIIMVLVLQKWIIAGLTAGAIKD from the coding sequence ATGAGAAAAAAGAAGATCAGTCAAATACTTTTATTGCTAGCTGTTGGAGTAATCATTGTCTATATGTTCTTTCCCTTTTACTGGCTCTTTATTTCGTCTCTGAAAGGCGATATGGAACTCTATAAAATGCCGCCAAATTGGATTGTGAAAGAACCACAATGGGAAAATTACCAGTCAATTTTTACGGTGCAAAAACTAGGAAGAAATCTTAGGAATTCACTGATGGTGGCTCTGATAACCACATTGGCCAGTCTTGCAATAGGTGCCACTTCTGCTTATGCCCTTGCGAAATTCAGAATGAGATTCAAGAATCTTATTCTTTCAATAATACTTTCAGTATCAATGTTTCCAGGGATAGTTGTAGTTTCGCCACTGTACATTATGTTCAGAGAAGCCAAACTGATTAACACATACTTTTCATTGGTGTTGCCATACCTGACCTTTTCCTTGCCATTGACCATCTGGATATTGACCACTTTCTTTCGCCAGATACCAGATGAACTGGTGGAAGCCGCAGCGATTGATGGTGCAAAGCCCTTCACTACATTCGCCAAGGTAATAGCTCCTCTTGCCGCTCCAGGGGTTTTCACTGCTGCTATCCTGACTTTCATAGGAGCGTGGAATGAATTGCTGTTTGCGAAGATTTTCATAACCTCAGCTGACAAATTCACTGTACCCGTCGCTTTAACATTATTTCAAGGGCAATATACTTCTTCCTGGCAGTTGATAGCAGCAGCGGCGGTTGTGATTACTTTGCCTCTGATCATAATGGTACTGGTCTTACAAAAATGGATAATTGCTGGGCTTACAGCTGGCGCTATTAAGGACTGA
- a CDS encoding carbohydrate ABC transporter permease, translated as MKKYSRERRETRLGIIFTLPSLIAIILINFFPIGRTFYLSLFKYNLKFPKLMRFIGFDNYISLFQDDRFWNSFKVTFSFTVTAVALETFFGILIALVINKNFKGRGFVRAATLVPWAIPTVASAQMWRMMFSDQFGVINDIFMKLGFIKEYVNFISKQPHAFWAMVAADVWKTTPFMALLILAGLQVIPVQLYEAARVDGASKWRQFWSVTLPLLKPTIMVALIFRTLDSFKAFDISLVLTNGGPASSTELLSLYNYKIMIQQLNFGKGSAIAILIFAFTMLIAFFFIKVLGANPYSARK; from the coding sequence GTGAAGAAGTATTCAAGAGAACGGCGCGAAACGAGACTCGGGATAATCTTTACACTACCATCCCTAATTGCCATTATTCTCATTAATTTCTTTCCAATAGGGAGAACTTTTTATTTATCACTATTCAAGTACAATTTAAAATTTCCAAAACTGATGCGATTTATAGGCTTCGATAATTATATTTCCCTTTTTCAAGACGATAGGTTCTGGAATTCATTCAAAGTTACGTTTAGCTTTACCGTCACTGCTGTGGCGTTAGAAACATTTTTTGGCATTTTAATCGCCCTTGTAATCAATAAGAATTTCAAAGGAAGAGGCTTTGTCAGGGCCGCGACCCTTGTACCTTGGGCAATTCCCACAGTTGCATCTGCTCAAATGTGGAGAATGATGTTCTCCGATCAGTTTGGAGTGATTAACGACATTTTTATGAAACTCGGTTTTATAAAAGAATATGTGAACTTCATAAGCAAGCAACCGCACGCTTTTTGGGCAATGGTTGCGGCTGATGTCTGGAAAACAACTCCTTTTATGGCACTGCTTATACTCGCCGGCCTTCAAGTCATACCTGTACAGCTATATGAAGCAGCGCGAGTTGACGGTGCATCTAAATGGAGACAATTCTGGTCAGTGACCTTACCTTTATTAAAGCCCACAATAATGGTGGCGTTGATCTTCAGAACATTGGACTCGTTTAAGGCTTTTGATATCTCTCTAGTCCTCACAAATGGAGGACCAGCATCAAGTACCGAACTTCTATCGCTTTACAACTACAAGATAATGATCCAGCAACTTAATTTTGGAAAAGGATCGGCTATAGCCATCCTCATTTTCGCTTTCACGATGCTAATAGCCTTTTTCTTCATAAAAGTTCTTGGGGCAAACCCCTATTCTGCGAGGAAGTGA
- a CDS encoding alpha-glucosidase family protein, which yields MKTNWWKSAVIYQIYPRSFKDSNGDGIGDLKGITSKLDYIAELGVDAIWLSPIYRSPMKDFGYDVSDYYDIDPVFGSMEDFDELLQKAHEKGIKVILDMVINHTSDQHPWFKESRSSRTNPKADWYIWVDGERGTPPNNWQSYFGGSAWNWDENRKQYYLCLFTKEQPDLNWRNPEVKKELFNVVKFWLDKGVDGFRFDVVNLYYKDTKLRNNPPKKKKSEIEFENYYNIFTKDRPETLLVVEELQELVDSYGDRVTIGEVATDLGVIQYFEYTKPGRLNLAFNFEFKDVRGFSARSFRDVVELTEKVFEDAAWPCYVLGNHDSPRFISRFSDGKHEEDRAKLLATMLLTLRGTPFIYMGEEIGMREGEIPFEKLQDPEGINLWPKRKGRDGCRTPMQWNDTEYAGFSEAEPWLPVNPDKDIVNVEKEQNDPKSILNYYKELLKLRKSSSALKLGEYIAVETDNPEVFAYLRTYGEEEKLVILNFNAETVKVRLGLSGSRELKPVFGTHDRKESLSLPIELAPFEAIIVE from the coding sequence TTGAAAACTAACTGGTGGAAAAGTGCCGTGATTTACCAGATTTATCCTCGGAGTTTTAAAGACAGTAACGGCGATGGAATAGGGGATTTAAAAGGAATAACATCAAAGCTCGATTATATAGCAGAATTAGGAGTTGATGCAATTTGGTTGTCTCCAATATACAGATCTCCTATGAAAGATTTTGGCTACGATGTTTCTGACTATTACGATATCGATCCGGTTTTTGGATCGATGGAAGACTTCGATGAACTTCTTCAAAAAGCCCATGAAAAAGGGATAAAAGTCATCCTCGATATGGTGATCAACCACACTTCTGATCAGCATCCATGGTTCAAAGAATCGAGGTCTTCACGGACAAACCCAAAAGCAGACTGGTATATCTGGGTTGATGGTGAGAGGGGCACACCACCAAACAATTGGCAATCGTACTTCGGCGGAAGTGCCTGGAACTGGGACGAGAATAGAAAGCAATATTACCTTTGTCTTTTCACAAAAGAACAACCGGACCTGAACTGGCGTAACCCGGAGGTTAAAAAAGAGCTATTCAATGTAGTCAAGTTCTGGCTCGACAAAGGTGTCGACGGGTTCAGATTCGACGTCGTGAACCTTTACTATAAAGATACAAAATTAAGGAATAATCCCCCAAAGAAGAAAAAGTCAGAAATCGAGTTCGAAAATTACTACAACATTTTTACCAAAGACAGACCTGAAACATTGCTCGTCGTCGAAGAACTTCAGGAACTCGTAGACAGTTATGGAGATAGGGTTACGATCGGGGAAGTTGCAACAGATCTCGGTGTGATACAGTACTTCGAGTATACAAAACCTGGTAGATTGAACCTGGCATTCAACTTTGAATTCAAAGATGTTAGAGGATTCAGTGCCAGAAGTTTCAGAGACGTCGTTGAACTCACCGAGAAAGTCTTCGAAGATGCTGCCTGGCCCTGTTATGTCCTTGGCAACCACGATTCACCAAGGTTCATATCGAGGTTCTCAGATGGCAAGCATGAAGAAGACCGTGCAAAGTTGCTTGCTACAATGCTCCTGACTTTAAGGGGGACTCCTTTCATCTATATGGGTGAGGAAATCGGTATGAGAGAGGGTGAAATTCCCTTTGAAAAGCTCCAGGATCCAGAGGGAATAAACCTCTGGCCAAAGCGCAAAGGAAGAGATGGTTGTAGAACACCAATGCAATGGAACGATACTGAATACGCGGGGTTTTCAGAAGCAGAACCTTGGCTTCCGGTTAATCCCGATAAAGACATCGTAAATGTGGAAAAAGAACAAAATGACCCAAAATCCATACTCAACTATTACAAAGAATTGTTGAAATTACGAAAATCCTCCAGTGCGCTGAAGCTTGGGGAGTACATTGCCGTAGAAACTGATAACCCTGAAGTATTTGCATACCTTAGAACTTACGGCGAGGAAGAAAAACTCGTGATACTGAACTTCAACGCGGAAACTGTTAAAGTCAGACTCGGATTATCGGGAAGTAGAGAACTAAAACCTGTTTTTGGGACACATGATAGAAAAGAAAGTCTCTCATTGCCAATAGAGTTGGCGCCTTTTGAAGCGATCATAGTTGAATAA
- a CDS encoding fumarate hydratase gives MLRESEIKNKLKQAIKRANILINKDVEKYVMNYDGPFSEVIFENIETSRNTGLPLCQDTGILEFFVFMGHEVSVEKPVCDILNRAVREVYTSEPYRCSVVSDPLFGRNNTGDNTPVICHVFQVTGKELEIRFIVKGGGSENLSALFMMRPSAGSEELKTLVVEHIRKLGANACPPLNIGIGIGGTAEKATLLSKLALTRPFGFRNPDERYAALEKEILESINDLKIGFQGLGKGITAYAVNIEQYPTHIATLPVALAVDCYLSRRGRIIIEDN, from the coding sequence ATGCTAAGAGAATCGGAAATAAAGAATAAGCTCAAGCAAGCCATAAAAAGGGCTAACATTCTGATTAATAAAGATGTAGAGAAATATGTCATGAATTATGATGGCCCCTTCTCAGAAGTCATTTTTGAGAATATCGAAACTTCCAGAAATACGGGGCTCCCCTTATGTCAAGATACGGGGATACTTGAATTCTTCGTCTTCATGGGGCACGAGGTGAGCGTTGAAAAACCTGTGTGCGATATTCTGAATAGGGCAGTTAGAGAGGTTTATACCTCGGAACCCTATAGATGTTCTGTCGTTTCCGACCCGTTGTTTGGCAGAAACAACACAGGTGATAACACCCCTGTTATATGCCATGTTTTTCAGGTAACGGGGAAGGAACTGGAAATCCGGTTCATTGTTAAAGGTGGCGGGAGCGAAAACCTCAGTGCGCTGTTCATGATGCGTCCCTCAGCTGGCTCTGAAGAATTAAAAACGCTGGTTGTAGAGCATATCAGGAAACTGGGTGCTAACGCCTGCCCGCCGTTGAACATAGGCATCGGAATAGGAGGAACAGCTGAAAAGGCAACATTGTTATCAAAACTTGCCCTCACCAGACCTTTTGGTTTTCGAAATCCAGATGAAAGATACGCGGCTCTTGAAAAGGAGATACTTGAAAGTATCAACGACCTTAAGATAGGTTTTCAGGGACTGGGAAAAGGGATAACGGCGTACGCTGTGAACATCGAACAATACCCCACGCATATAGCTACATTGCCCGTTGCGCTAGCCGTTGATTGTTATTTGAGTCGAAGGGGGAGAATTATAATTGAAGATAACTGA
- a CDS encoding argininosuccinate lyase, whose product MMKFNDVYKNIVLNESYKNWKKHFLDFFFQENKAHLIALHEGGIVDSNLAKELKRGIKKIETAYDFPNSLPEETEDIFFVFERKLEEIIGKDKAGFLHAGRSRNDLDTTVFRMFMREKLLAFLVEVQKILEELKRKIAKNLETAFILYTHGQPAQVSTFGHYLSSFAFELLEDAEKILDSIKIVNRCPAGAAAITTSGFNINRKLLSELLGFDEPVPNSYQAISTSHWITYPATAVRIILEDIGRFVADLFHKASIEVGIVAFPNNLVQISSIMPQKRNPVILEHIRIYSELASEELMGLSTLFRNVPYQDVNEVADTSVVAFEQAIEHSRRAIRLFNEVLKSVEVNVDRCKEVATATGSTTTELADELVRTEKISFRIAHKVVSRFVESGFSYEVLKNSFASEVGREISISPEEVDNILSEEHFIEVRKVYGGPALEGMTPIMELFSQKQKRINDSISQILKQFRRYKANLVKKFESI is encoded by the coding sequence ATGATGAAATTTAACGATGTATATAAAAATATTGTTCTGAATGAATCATATAAAAACTGGAAAAAACACTTTCTCGATTTTTTCTTTCAAGAAAACAAAGCCCATTTGATAGCACTTCATGAAGGTGGGATTGTTGACTCAAATCTGGCCAAGGAGCTTAAGAGAGGGATAAAAAAAATAGAAACTGCTTATGATTTTCCCAACTCCCTTCCAGAAGAAACAGAAGATATCTTCTTTGTTTTTGAGAGAAAATTAGAAGAAATTATAGGAAAGGACAAAGCGGGTTTTCTGCATGCTGGTAGGAGCAGAAACGATCTTGATACAACGGTGTTCAGGATGTTTATGAGAGAAAAACTGCTTGCTTTTCTCGTTGAAGTTCAAAAGATATTGGAGGAATTAAAAAGAAAGATAGCAAAAAACCTGGAGACTGCATTTATCCTGTACACTCATGGTCAACCAGCGCAGGTCTCCACTTTTGGCCATTACCTTTCTTCATTTGCATTTGAATTGCTGGAAGATGCAGAAAAGATACTGGATAGCATAAAGATTGTGAATAGATGTCCCGCAGGTGCTGCAGCAATTACCACCAGCGGTTTCAATATAAATCGAAAACTTCTTTCTGAGCTTCTTGGCTTTGACGAACCCGTGCCCAATTCTTATCAGGCGATTTCTACCTCACACTGGATAACTTATCCCGCGACAGCTGTAAGGATCATTCTTGAAGATATCGGAAGGTTCGTTGCTGATCTATTTCACAAAGCATCAATAGAAGTAGGCATAGTGGCATTTCCCAACAACCTTGTGCAGATCAGCAGCATTATGCCACAGAAAAGAAACCCTGTAATTCTGGAACATATAAGAATATATTCCGAACTCGCTTCAGAGGAGCTGATGGGGTTATCTACTTTATTCAGAAACGTTCCCTATCAGGATGTAAACGAGGTTGCTGATACTTCTGTGGTGGCCTTTGAACAGGCTATCGAACATTCGCGGAGGGCTATCAGGCTTTTTAATGAAGTTCTAAAAAGCGTGGAGGTAAATGTGGACAGATGTAAAGAAGTGGCTACCGCTACTGGCTCAACAACGACTGAACTCGCTGATGAACTGGTTCGTACAGAAAAAATTAGCTTCCGAATAGCGCATAAAGTTGTTTCCAGATTTGTTGAATCAGGTTTTTCATATGAAGTGCTCAAAAACAGCTTTGCTTCTGAAGTCGGCAGAGAAATCAGTATCAGCCCTGAAGAGGTAGATAATATTCTATCTGAGGAACATTTTATTGAAGTTAGAAAAGTTTACGGAGGTCCTGCTTTAGAAGGCATGACCCCTATTATGGAGTTGTTTTCTCAAAAGCAGAAGAGAATCAATGATTCAATCAGTCAAATCCTCAAGCAGTTCAGAAGATACAAAGCAAATCTCGTGAAAAAATTTGAGAGTATTTAG